A single genomic interval of Gemmatimonas aurantiaca harbors:
- the paaA gene encoding 1,2-phenylacetyl-CoA epoxidase subunit PaaA: protein MYAQMVNTGVARVESRDEMSPEARRFQDRVDADIRIEPREWMPEAYRKTLVRQISQHAHSEIVGMLPEGNWITRAPSLERKAILLAKVQDEAGHGLYLYSAAETLGVSRDELTRQLVTGAAKYSSIFNYPTLTWADIGVIGWLVDGAAIMNQIPLQRCSYGPYSRAMIRICKEESFHQRQGYASLVVLSKGSPEQKEMLQDALNRWWWPSLMMFGPPDAESVHSAQSAQWKIKLFSNDELRQRFVDQTVPQAEYLGITVPDASLAWNEERGHYDYGTIDWAEFQAVVAGNGPCNRQRMQAVTSAYHDGAWVREAAVAHANKQANARAEASTLQQKAS from the coding sequence ATGTACGCTCAGATGGTCAACACCGGCGTCGCGCGCGTCGAATCCCGCGACGAGATGTCCCCCGAAGCCCGGCGCTTCCAGGATCGTGTGGATGCCGACATCCGCATCGAGCCGCGCGAATGGATGCCCGAGGCCTACCGCAAGACGCTCGTCCGGCAGATCTCGCAGCACGCACACTCCGAGATCGTGGGCATGCTGCCCGAAGGCAACTGGATCACGCGGGCGCCGTCGCTCGAACGCAAGGCCATTCTCCTGGCCAAGGTTCAGGACGAAGCCGGCCATGGGCTCTATCTCTACAGCGCCGCCGAAACGCTCGGCGTCTCGCGCGATGAGCTCACGCGGCAGCTCGTGACCGGCGCGGCCAAGTACTCGAGCATCTTCAACTATCCGACGCTCACGTGGGCCGACATCGGTGTGATCGGCTGGCTGGTGGACGGCGCGGCGATCATGAACCAGATCCCGCTGCAGCGCTGCTCGTACGGACCGTATTCGCGCGCGATGATCCGCATCTGCAAGGAAGAGAGCTTCCATCAGCGGCAGGGCTACGCCAGTCTGGTGGTGCTGTCCAAGGGATCGCCCGAGCAGAAGGAGATGCTGCAGGACGCGCTCAACCGCTGGTGGTGGCCGTCGCTGATGATGTTCGGCCCGCCGGATGCGGAGTCGGTGCACAGCGCGCAGTCGGCGCAGTGGAAGATCAAGCTCTTCTCCAACGACGAACTGCGTCAGCGTTTCGTGGACCAGACCGTGCCGCAGGCCGAGTATCTGGGCATCACGGTTCCCGACGCCTCGCTGGCCTGGAACGAAGAGCGTGGACACTACGATTACGGCACGATCGACTGGGCGGAGTTCCAGGCGGTGGTGGCGGGGAACGGTCCGTGCAACCGGCAGCGCATGCAGGCGGTGACGTCGGCGTATCACGACGGTGCATGGGTGCGCGAGGCGGCGGTGGCACATGCCAACAAGCAGGCGAACGCGCGCGCCGAGGCTTCCACCCTCCAGCAGAAGGCATCGTGA
- a CDS encoding ABC transporter ATP-binding protein, protein MSTPLIDARALSRRYGTTMALDGFTVSIAPGITGLVGANGAGKSTFIRILLGLVEPSSGEVTVLGHDARRAREAIRAIVGYMPEHDCLPPEMTGAEFVAFMGRLSGLPAHAARERSAEVLRHVGLFEERYRPIGSYSTGMAQRVKLAQALVHDPRLLILDEPTNGLDPAGREEMLALIRRTGHEFGMSVLVSSHLLGELERIAERIVHIEGGRLVRAESMHELTGERATLLVEVDGDLPLFMAALRERVPVDTEIRLERQRVLITPAVGEGVGAGSGATADRATDAISDTISDMLADAVRDAAVATDAGLLRLQRQRARLDDLFRENVPS, encoded by the coding sequence ATGTCCACGCCTCTCATCGATGCCCGCGCGCTGAGCCGGCGCTATGGCACGACCATGGCGCTCGATGGGTTCACGGTGTCGATCGCGCCGGGCATCACGGGGTTGGTGGGCGCCAATGGGGCGGGCAAGAGCACGTTCATCCGGATTCTGCTGGGGCTCGTCGAGCCGAGCAGTGGTGAAGTGACCGTGCTGGGCCACGATGCGAGGCGCGCGCGTGAGGCCATCCGCGCGATCGTGGGGTACATGCCCGAACACGACTGTCTGCCGCCGGAGATGACGGGCGCGGAGTTCGTCGCATTCATGGGACGTCTGAGTGGATTGCCGGCGCATGCAGCGCGGGAGCGCAGCGCGGAGGTGCTGCGGCATGTGGGGTTGTTCGAGGAGCGCTATCGGCCCATCGGCAGCTACTCCACCGGCATGGCGCAGCGCGTGAAGCTCGCCCAGGCGCTGGTGCACGATCCGCGATTGCTGATTCTCGATGAGCCCACCAACGGACTCGATCCGGCGGGACGCGAAGAGATGCTGGCCCTCATCCGGCGCACGGGACACGAGTTCGGAATGTCGGTGCTGGTGTCGTCGCATCTGCTGGGTGAGCTCGAGCGCATCGCTGAACGTATCGTCCACATCGAAGGTGGGCGGCTCGTCCGCGCGGAATCGATGCACGAACTGACCGGCGAACGCGCGACGCTGCTGGTGGAAGTGGACGGCGATCTGCCGCTGTTCATGGCGGCGCTGCGGGAGCGCGTACCCGTCGATACGGAGATCCGCCTGGAACGCCAGCGGGTGCTGATCACGCCCGCTGTTGGTGAGGGGGTCGGTGCGGGTTCCGGTGCGACGGCTGACAGGGCGACCGATGCGATCTCCGATACGATCTCCGACATGCTCGCCGACGCCGTGCGGGATGCCGCCGTTGCCACGGACGCCGGGCTGTTGCGCCTGCAGCGGCAGCGCGCGCGGTTGGACGATCTCTTTCGGGAGAACGTGCCATCATGA
- a CDS encoding ABC transporter ATP-binding protein yields MNPSPLLFDRVTQWYDDVVAVNDVSTTVEPGITGLLGPNGAGKSTLLQLAAGLQSPSSGRVLVHGDNPTGHPRVFSRLGMVPERESLPERLDARAFVEARATLLGMHDVRDAARAALAAVELEDVADRPIGAFSKGMRQRVKLAAALVHDPDVLLLDEPFNGLDPRQRAQTIRLLESRAANGATILLSSHILEEIEDVASRILVMVAGRLAASGDHRTLRRLMTDRPHSVRVRAQPMRALAAALVTLPEVLSVEIGARELTVRTSDFASFARQLARIAQREAITLHEVQPADESLEHVFAYLVNQ; encoded by the coding sequence ATGAACCCATCGCCGCTGCTGTTCGATCGTGTGACACAGTGGTACGACGACGTCGTGGCGGTGAACGACGTGTCGACCACGGTCGAACCGGGAATCACCGGATTGCTCGGCCCCAACGGCGCGGGCAAGAGCACATTGCTGCAACTGGCGGCAGGACTGCAGTCGCCCTCGTCGGGACGCGTGCTGGTGCATGGTGACAATCCCACGGGACACCCCCGGGTGTTTTCACGTCTCGGTATGGTGCCCGAGCGTGAATCCCTGCCGGAACGACTCGATGCCCGCGCGTTCGTGGAAGCGCGGGCCACGTTGCTGGGGATGCATGATGTCCGTGATGCCGCGCGCGCGGCGCTCGCGGCGGTGGAACTGGAAGACGTGGCCGATCGGCCGATCGGTGCGTTCAGCAAGGGGATGCGTCAGCGTGTCAAACTCGCGGCGGCACTGGTGCACGACCCCGACGTGCTGCTGCTGGACGAACCGTTCAACGGTCTCGATCCGCGGCAACGTGCGCAGACCATCCGCCTGCTCGAATCCCGTGCGGCGAACGGGGCGACGATCCTGCTGTCCAGTCACATCCTCGAGGAAATCGAAGATGTGGCCTCCCGCATTCTGGTGATGGTGGCGGGACGTCTGGCGGCCAGCGGCGATCATCGGACGTTGCGGCGACTGATGACCGACCGGCCGCACTCGGTCCGGGTGCGTGCGCAGCCCATGCGGGCACTGGCCGCGGCGCTGGTGACCTTGCCCGAGGTGCTGAGCGTGGAGATCGGGGCGCGGGAGCTTACGGTGCGCACGTCGGACTTCGCGTCATTCGCGCGCCAACTCGCCCGCATCGCACAACGCGAGGCCATCACCTTGCACGAGGTACAGCCGGCCGACGAGTCGCTGGAGCATGTGTTCGCGTATCTGGTGAACCAATGA
- the paaD gene encoding 1,2-phenylacetyl-CoA epoxidase subunit PaaD, with product MSRPSVEEIWEWLAQVPDPEIPVISVVDLGIVRDVAWERGADGNDRLVVRITPTYSGCPATQVIAHDVQAALAEHGVPDAEVLMQLSPPWTTEWMSETAREQLRGFGIAPPGYGGHDEVLVPLTRRRAPAAIACPRCGATETRLVSEFGSTPCKAHYTCLACLEPFDYFKPL from the coding sequence ATGAGCCGTCCCTCGGTCGAAGAGATCTGGGAATGGCTCGCGCAGGTGCCCGATCCGGAGATCCCGGTGATCTCGGTGGTGGATCTCGGCATCGTGCGCGATGTGGCCTGGGAACGTGGAGCAGACGGCAACGATCGTCTCGTGGTGCGCATCACGCCCACGTATTCGGGATGTCCGGCCACGCAGGTGATCGCGCACGATGTGCAGGCCGCGCTCGCCGAACATGGTGTGCCCGACGCTGAGGTGCTGATGCAGTTGTCGCCGCCCTGGACCACCGAGTGGATGTCGGAAACGGCCCGCGAACAGTTGCGGGGATTCGGCATCGCGCCGCCGGGATATGGTGGACACGACGAAGTGCTGGTGCCGCTCACCCGGCGTCGGGCCCCCGCGGCCATTGCCTGTCCGCGCTGTGGTGCCACCGAGACGCGTCTGGTGAGCGAGTTCGGTTCGACACCGTGCAAGGCGCACTACACCTGCCTCGCCTGTCTCGAACCGTTCGACTACTTCAAGCCGCTCTGA
- the paaC gene encoding 1,2-phenylacetyl-CoA epoxidase subunit PaaC translates to MSAAVESLLRIGDNGLVLSHRLQEAVGRLPILEEELASANVALDLLGQARLWLALAGEIEGEGRDADALAFFRDVRAFHNALLTEQPNGDFAFIVARQFFFDAWHYQVLRALSRAADHRVREIASKALKEVAYHVRRSGDWVVRLGDGTEESHQRMQAAVDELWPYVDELFTDDDVDVAAHAAGVGVLHAPLRAAWDTLVRDTLAAATLTVPPASKWPQRGGKQGRHSEHLGYILADLQYMQRAYPGLAW, encoded by the coding sequence GTGAGCGCAGCGGTGGAAAGCCTGCTGCGTATCGGCGACAACGGCCTGGTCCTGTCGCATCGCCTGCAGGAAGCGGTGGGCCGTCTGCCGATTCTCGAGGAAGAACTCGCTTCGGCCAACGTGGCGCTCGATCTGCTGGGACAGGCGCGGCTCTGGCTCGCCCTGGCCGGTGAGATCGAAGGCGAAGGCCGTGATGCCGATGCGCTGGCGTTCTTCCGCGACGTGCGCGCGTTTCACAATGCGCTGCTGACGGAACAGCCCAACGGCGATTTTGCGTTCATCGTGGCGCGGCAGTTCTTCTTCGATGCGTGGCACTATCAGGTGCTGCGGGCGTTGTCGCGCGCGGCCGATCATCGGGTGCGCGAGATCGCGTCGAAGGCGCTCAAGGAAGTGGCGTATCATGTACGACGCAGCGGCGACTGGGTGGTGCGGCTGGGCGATGGCACCGAGGAGAGTCACCAGCGCATGCAGGCGGCGGTGGACGAGCTCTGGCCGTATGTCGACGAACTGTTCACCGACGACGACGTGGATGTGGCCGCCCATGCCGCGGGTGTGGGTGTGTTGCATGCGCCATTGCGGGCCGCGTGGGATACCCTCGTGCGCGACACGCTGGCCGCCGCGACGCTCACCGTGCCGCCGGCGTCCAAGTGGCCGCAGCGTGGTGGCAAGCAGGGACGTCACAGCGAGCATCTCGGCTACATTCTCGCCGATCTGCAGTACATGCAGCGTGCGTATCCCGGGCTGGCCTGGTAG
- the paaE gene encoding 1,2-phenylacetyl-CoA epoxidase subunit PaaE has protein sequence MHEFHRLQVRDVHHDTRDSVVLSLDVPDDMREAFRFQPGQYLTFRQTLDGEECRRSYSICSALQDEALRVSVKRVPQGLFSTWANQTLAPGTELEVMRPSGRFTVQIDPTVSHHYLGIASGSGITPVLSILKSVLMGEPKSHFTLIYGNRATGSIMFREELHDLKDRFPDRFSIVHLLTRESQDIDLFNGRIDGEKITRLFDRWIDIGSIDAAFICGPESMMLSSVAALKQAGLTQEQIKFELFTTDDSTPRRRRAADGAAAAGNGALAHCETTVIVDGRQQTFDMPRSGETVLDAGRRAGADLPYSCKAGVCSTCRAKVVEGEVEMDRCYGLEDYEVARGYILTCQSYPLTDRLVVDYDQ, from the coding sequence ATGCACGAATTCCATCGACTGCAGGTGCGCGATGTCCATCATGACACCCGGGACTCCGTGGTGTTGTCGCTGGACGTGCCGGACGACATGCGCGAGGCGTTTCGCTTTCAGCCGGGTCAGTATCTGACATTCCGTCAGACACTGGACGGGGAGGAGTGCCGCCGGTCGTATTCGATCTGCTCGGCGTTGCAGGACGAGGCGTTGCGGGTGTCGGTGAAGCGTGTGCCGCAGGGGCTGTTCTCCACGTGGGCGAATCAGACGCTCGCGCCGGGCACGGAGCTCGAGGTGATGCGGCCCAGTGGTCGTTTCACGGTGCAGATCGATCCGACGGTTTCGCATCACTATCTGGGGATCGCCAGCGGCAGCGGCATCACGCCGGTGCTGAGCATTCTCAAGTCGGTGCTGATGGGCGAACCGAAGAGTCATTTCACGCTCATCTACGGCAATCGGGCCACGGGATCGATCATGTTCCGCGAGGAGCTGCACGATCTCAAGGACCGGTTCCCGGATCGTTTCAGCATCGTGCATCTGCTGACGCGTGAATCGCAGGACATCGATCTGTTCAACGGCCGCATCGACGGCGAGAAGATCACGCGCCTCTTCGATCGCTGGATCGATATCGGCAGCATCGACGCGGCGTTCATCTGCGGTCCGGAATCGATGATGTTGAGCAGCGTGGCGGCGCTCAAGCAGGCGGGGCTCACCCAGGAGCAGATCAAGTTCGAACTGTTCACCACCGACGACAGCACACCGCGTCGTCGGCGTGCGGCGGACGGGGCCGCGGCCGCCGGCAACGGGGCGCTGGCGCACTGTGAGACCACGGTGATCGTCGATGGCCGTCAGCAGACGTTCGACATGCCACGCTCGGGCGAGACGGTGCTCGACGCCGGCCGTCGGGCGGGTGCCGATCTGCCGTATTCGTGCAAAGCGGGCGTGTGCTCCACGTGCCGCGCCAAGGTGGTGGAAGGCGAGGTGGAGATGGATCGCTGCTACGGGCTCGAGGACTATGAGGTGGCGCGCGGATACATCCTCACCTGCCAGAGCTATCCGCTCACCGATCGGCTGGTCGTGGACTACGATCAGTAG
- the paaB gene encoding 1,2-phenylacetyl-CoA epoxidase subunit PaaB — MKEWPLFEVFIRSSHGLAHRHVGSLHAADETMAMQAARDVYTRRGEGTSIWVVRSTYISASEPEDKELNFESAGTKPYRHPTFFEVPEEVGHM, encoded by the coding sequence ATGAAGGAGTGGCCGTTGTTCGAGGTGTTCATCCGCAGCTCGCACGGGCTGGCGCACCGTCATGTGGGCAGTCTGCATGCGGCCGATGAAACCATGGCGATGCAGGCCGCGCGCGATGTGTACACGCGCCGCGGGGAAGGCACGAGCATCTGGGTGGTGCGTTCGACATACATCTCGGCGAGCGAGCCGGAAGACAAGGAGCTCAACTTCGAGTCCGCCGGCACCAAGCCGTATCGTCATCCGACGTTCTTCGAAGTGCCCGAAGAAGTGGGGCACATGTGA
- a CDS encoding ABC transporter permease: MTAPVIHDLGYRRYDGARDGARGAWWALFWQGFRTMFGLGRPLRAKMIPLFVIVMTLLTCLGSVVASAASDGQSPIRYGFLIGSQLLLFVLFLAAQVPEVICRDRQHRVLSLLLTRALSRRQYATARLAAVWGATWVVAMAPLLVLYVGEIGIAADPAAQFAEMGNRMGPVLLHGVLTAWVLGSFAVFMASLTARRGYASALVVGFFLVTAAVTIGVEDLDVIPAGVSEFLDPLRALRTMAMLLFHETTRAMELTPPPAVMVFVMVFVVMGGMAAALAFRRMERYEA; encoded by the coding sequence ATGACCGCGCCCGTCATTCACGATCTGGGCTATCGTCGGTACGACGGTGCACGGGACGGCGCGCGCGGTGCGTGGTGGGCGCTCTTCTGGCAAGGATTCCGCACGATGTTCGGTCTGGGCCGACCGCTGCGCGCGAAGATGATTCCACTCTTCGTGATCGTGATGACGCTGCTGACGTGTCTGGGCAGTGTGGTGGCGTCGGCGGCATCGGACGGCCAGTCGCCTATCCGCTACGGCTTTCTGATCGGATCGCAGCTCCTGCTGTTCGTGCTGTTCCTCGCGGCGCAGGTGCCCGAAGTGATCTGTCGTGACCGGCAGCATCGCGTGTTGTCGCTGCTGCTCACGCGGGCATTGTCGCGGCGTCAATATGCGACGGCGCGACTGGCCGCCGTCTGGGGTGCCACATGGGTGGTGGCCATGGCGCCGCTGCTCGTGTTGTATGTGGGAGAGATCGGCATTGCCGCCGATCCGGCGGCGCAGTTCGCCGAAATGGGCAACCGGATGGGACCGGTGCTGTTGCACGGTGTGCTCACCGCGTGGGTACTGGGATCGTTTGCCGTGTTCATGGCCAGTCTGACCGCACGTCGCGGATACGCCTCCGCGCTCGTGGTGGGATTCTTTCTCGTGACCGCCGCGGTGACGATCGGTGTGGAGGATCTCGACGTGATCCCCGCTGGAGTGAGCGAGTTTCTCGATCCCCTGCGGGCGCTGCGCACGATGGCGATGCTGTTGTTTCACGAGACCACACGCGCCATGGAGCTCACACCACCACCCGCGGTGATGGTGTTCGTGATGGTGTTCGTCGTGATGGGTGGCATGGCCGCCGCACTGGCGTTCCGTCGTATGGAGCGCTACGAGGCATGA